One Danio rerio strain Tuebingen ecotype United States chromosome 13, GRCz12tu, whole genome shotgun sequence DNA window includes the following coding sequences:
- the zmp:0000000755 gene encoding phosphofurin acidic cluster sorting protein 1 isoform X10: protein MMAAALDRGGQRVIPAADPVSGALLCGSGSTPVPMNLFATWEIDRSSPSCVPRLCSLTLKRLIVLKELDKDLNSVLIAVKIQGSKRVLRSNEYALPPSGVMETELELTFSLQYPHFLKRDANRLQIMLQRRKRYKNRTILGYKTLAVGVINMAEVLQHPTEGGQILHLHGNMKDAPTRLAEISVFSLSSQPIDHEYSSGTGGAAIKASDRSPDMDNYSEDDEDSYSSEQEGSDDAGHTQDLYDEDDDLRKPKKPRRKMTRSFSMTRQPNFKQKFVALLKRFKVSDEVLDSDPVEQTQEVEEEDLDLLYDSLEVFNQSDSGPELEDTDSLLSTPKPKLRPFFEGMSHSSSQTEISSVHSQHTALNTEADAEHHGIAMADVLESSSDRLNISGGKLCKSESQNHSKAEVRAPRRIRSTSMKDRQNSRAQSERTISMDSQYTPHSRFTAQVPRKSVYDQLNQILISDERLPENIILINTVDWQGQYVAEILQKHTQPIVSTCSAADVQAAFNTIVTRIQRFCNCNAQTPPTVKVAVTGDQSYLSTVLRFFVEQLANKTPDWLSYIRFLIIPIGSHPLAKYMASFDSKFSSMFMEPSWRELFCRPEPPNTDSVDVAGRIIQYLAGANVCHQFPISEAMLTYRQKSPDEDSCQKFVPFIGVVKVGIVEHSLSTSVDSDDAMGGGVGVASPFMMQSATPYGREICVTPPPSPSACAVFTGVGSPCTGGELMGLQVDYWVCVSGDRKREGEKREVGLKNTLKSNFRSLQVSRLPSGGDTAHTHTLAMTVVTKEKNKKVIFLSKKPKEKEVDSKSQVIDGISRLICTAKHQHTMLRVCIDGVEWNDVKFFQLAAQWPTHVKHFPVGVFGYSKPV, encoded by the exons ATGATGGCGGCGGCGCTGGACAGAGGAGGACAGCGGGTGATCCCGGCAGCGGATCCGGTGTCCGGTGCTCTGCTGTGCGGCTCCGGCTCCACACCCGTCCCGATGAACCTCTTCGCCACCTGGGAGATCGACCGCTCGTCCCCGAGCTGCGTGccgag gctGTGCAGTCTGACGCTGAAGAGGCTGATCGTGTTGAAGGAGCTGGATAAAGATCTGAACTCAGTGCTCATCGCTGTGAAGATTCAG GGCTCCAAACGAGTGCTGCGGTCAAACGAGTATGCTCTTCCTCCCAGTGGTGTGATGGAGACGGAGCTGGAGCTCACCTTCTCTCTGCAG TATCCTCACTTTCTGAAGAGAGACGCCAACCGCCTGCAGATCATGCTCCAGAGAAGGAAACGCTACAAAAACAGAACCATTCTGGGCTACAAGACGCTGGCTGTGGGAGTCATCAACATGGCCGAG GTGCTCCAGCATCCCACAGAGGGAGGTCAGATTCTGCATCTCCACGGCAACATGAAGGATGCTCCGACACGGCTGGCTGAAATCAGTGTGTTCTCACTGTCCAGCCAACCCATAGACCACGAGTACAGCAGCGGCACGGGCGGAGCCGCCATCAAAGCCTCGg atcgTTCTCCTGATATGGATAATTACTCAGAGGATGATGAGGACAGTTATTCATCAGAGCAGGAGGGCAGTGATGATGCTGGACACACAcaa GATCTgtatgatgaggatgatgatttaCGAAAGCCCAAAAAACCCCGACGGAAGATGACCAGATCCTTCTCCATGACACGA CAGCCCAATTTCAAGCAGAAGTTTGTGGCTTTACTGAAGAGATTCAAGGTGTCAGACGAG GTGCTGGACTCGGACCCGGTGGAGCAGACgcaggaggtggaggaggaggatctGGACCTGCTGTACGACAGTCTGGAGGTGTTCAACCAGAGCGACAGCGGGCCGGAGCTGGAGGACACCGACAGCCTGCTGAGCACACCCAAACCCAAACTCAG GCCGTTCTTCGAGGGCATGTCTCACTCCAGCTCCCAAACCGAGATCAGCAGCGTTCACAGCCAACACACAGCGCTCAACACG GAGGCTGACGCagagcatcatgggatagcgatGGCGGATGTGTTGGAGAGCAGCAGCGATcgattgaacatctctggaggaAAACTCTGCAAGTCTGAGTCTCAGAACCACAG taaAGCAGAGGTCAGGGCTCCGCGGCGGATCCGCAGCACCTCCATGAAGGACAGACAGAACTCTCGAGCTCAGAGTGAACGCACCATCAGCATGGACAGTCAATACACACCCCACAGCCGCTTCACTGcacag gttccCAGGAAGTCTGTGTATGACCAGCTGAACCAGATCCTGATCTCAGATGAGAGACTCCCAGAGAACATCATCCTCATCAACACAGTCGACTGGCAgggccag tatgTGGCAGAGATCCTGCAGAAGCACACTCAGCCCATAGTGTCCACCTGCTCTGCTGCTGACGTCCAGGCCGCATTCAACACCATCGTAACACGCATTCAGAGATT CTGTAACTGTAACGCCCAGACTCCGCCCACTGTTAAAGTGGCAGTGACGGGCGATCAGAGCTACCTCAGCACGGTGCTGCGCTTCTTTGTGGAGCAGCTGGCTAACAAGACGCCTGATTGGCTGAGCTACATCCGCTTTCTGATCATCCCCATCG GTTCTCATCCGCTGGCCAAATACATGGCGTCATTCGACAGTAAGTTCAGCAGCATGTTCATGGAGCCATCGTGGAGGGAGCTGTTCTGCCGGCCAGAACCCCCGAACACAG ACTCTGTGGATGTAGCTGGACGGATCATCCAGTATCTGGCCGGAGCCAATGTGTGTCACCAGTTCCCCATCTCTGAGGCCATGCTGACCTACAGACAGAAGAG CCCGGATGAAGACTCCTGCCAGAAGTTTGTGCCGTTTATCGGG GTGGTGAAGGTGGGCATCGTGGAGCACAGTCTGTCCACATCAG TGGACTCTGATGATGCCATGGgcggaggagtgggcgtggcttctCCATTCATGATGCAGTCGGCGACGCCCTATGGGAGGGAGATATGTGTGACTCCACCCCCCTCACCCTCTGCATGTGCGGTTTTCACTGGAGTGGG gtCTCCGTGCACCGGTGGCGAGCTGATGGGTCTGCAGGTGGATTATTGGGTGTGTGTGAGCGGGGACAGGAAGCGTGAGGGGGAGAAGCGTGAGGTGGGCCTGAAGAACACACTGAAGAGTAACTTCCGCTCGCTGCAGGTCAGCCGTCTGCCCAGCGGGGGCGacaccgcgcacacacacacactcgccatGACCGTCGTCACCAAGGAGAAGAACAAGAAAG tgattTTCCTAAGTAAGAAGCCGAAGGAGAAGGAAGTGGATTCTAAGAGTCAGGTGATCGACGGCATCAGTCGGCTCATCTGTACAGCCAAACACCAGCACACCATGCTGAGAG
- the zmp:0000000755 gene encoding phosphofurin acidic cluster sorting protein 1 isoform X8 encodes MMAAALDRGGQRVIPAADPVSGALLCGSGSTPVPMNLFATWEIDRSSPSCVPRLCSLTLKRLIVLKELDKDLNSVLIAVKIQGSKRVLRSNEYALPPSGVMETELELTFSLQYPHFLKRDANRLQIMLQRRKRYKNRTILGYKTLAVGVINMAEVLQHPTEGGQILHLHGNMKDAPTRLAEISVFSLSSQPIDHEYSSGTGGAAIKASDRSPDMDNYSEDDEDSYSSEQEGSDDAGHTQDLYDEDDDLRKPKKPRRKMTRSFSMTRQPNFKQKFVALLKRFKVSDEVLDSDPVEQTQEVEEEDLDLLYDSLEVFNQSDSGPELEDTDSLLSTPKPKLRPFFEGMSHSSSQTEISSVHSQHTALNTEADAEHHGIAMADVLESSSDRLNISGGKLCKSESQNHSKAEVRAPRRIRSTSMKDRQNSRAQSERTISMDSQYTPHSRFTAQVPRKSVYDQLNQILISDERLPENIILINTVDWQGQYVAEILQKHTQPIVSTCSAADVQAAFNTIVTRIQRFCNCNAQTPPTVKVAVTGDQSYLSTVLRFFVEQLANKTPDWLSYIRFLIIPIGSHPLAKYMASFDSKFSSMFMEPSWRELFCRPEPPNTDSVDVAGRIIQYLAGANVCHQFPISEAMLTYRQKRKRSLYFDLYISPDEDSCQKFVPFIGVVKVGIVEHSLSTSVDSDDAMGGGVGVASPFMMQSATPYGREICVTPPPSPSACAVFTGVGSPCTGGELMGLQVDYWVCVSGDRKREGEKREVGLKNTLKSNFRSLQVSRLPSGGDTAHTHTLAMTVVTKEKNKKVIFLSKKPKEKEVDSKSQVIDGISRLICTAKHQHTMLRVCIDGVEWNDVKFFQLAAQWPTHVKHFPVGVFGYSKPV; translated from the exons ATGATGGCGGCGGCGCTGGACAGAGGAGGACAGCGGGTGATCCCGGCAGCGGATCCGGTGTCCGGTGCTCTGCTGTGCGGCTCCGGCTCCACACCCGTCCCGATGAACCTCTTCGCCACCTGGGAGATCGACCGCTCGTCCCCGAGCTGCGTGccgag gctGTGCAGTCTGACGCTGAAGAGGCTGATCGTGTTGAAGGAGCTGGATAAAGATCTGAACTCAGTGCTCATCGCTGTGAAGATTCAG GGCTCCAAACGAGTGCTGCGGTCAAACGAGTATGCTCTTCCTCCCAGTGGTGTGATGGAGACGGAGCTGGAGCTCACCTTCTCTCTGCAG TATCCTCACTTTCTGAAGAGAGACGCCAACCGCCTGCAGATCATGCTCCAGAGAAGGAAACGCTACAAAAACAGAACCATTCTGGGCTACAAGACGCTGGCTGTGGGAGTCATCAACATGGCCGAG GTGCTCCAGCATCCCACAGAGGGAGGTCAGATTCTGCATCTCCACGGCAACATGAAGGATGCTCCGACACGGCTGGCTGAAATCAGTGTGTTCTCACTGTCCAGCCAACCCATAGACCACGAGTACAGCAGCGGCACGGGCGGAGCCGCCATCAAAGCCTCGg atcgTTCTCCTGATATGGATAATTACTCAGAGGATGATGAGGACAGTTATTCATCAGAGCAGGAGGGCAGTGATGATGCTGGACACACAcaa GATCTgtatgatgaggatgatgatttaCGAAAGCCCAAAAAACCCCGACGGAAGATGACCAGATCCTTCTCCATGACACGA CAGCCCAATTTCAAGCAGAAGTTTGTGGCTTTACTGAAGAGATTCAAGGTGTCAGACGAG GTGCTGGACTCGGACCCGGTGGAGCAGACgcaggaggtggaggaggaggatctGGACCTGCTGTACGACAGTCTGGAGGTGTTCAACCAGAGCGACAGCGGGCCGGAGCTGGAGGACACCGACAGCCTGCTGAGCACACCCAAACCCAAACTCAG GCCGTTCTTCGAGGGCATGTCTCACTCCAGCTCCCAAACCGAGATCAGCAGCGTTCACAGCCAACACACAGCGCTCAACACG GAGGCTGACGCagagcatcatgggatagcgatGGCGGATGTGTTGGAGAGCAGCAGCGATcgattgaacatctctggaggaAAACTCTGCAAGTCTGAGTCTCAGAACCACAG taaAGCAGAGGTCAGGGCTCCGCGGCGGATCCGCAGCACCTCCATGAAGGACAGACAGAACTCTCGAGCTCAGAGTGAACGCACCATCAGCATGGACAGTCAATACACACCCCACAGCCGCTTCACTGcacag gttccCAGGAAGTCTGTGTATGACCAGCTGAACCAGATCCTGATCTCAGATGAGAGACTCCCAGAGAACATCATCCTCATCAACACAGTCGACTGGCAgggccag tatgTGGCAGAGATCCTGCAGAAGCACACTCAGCCCATAGTGTCCACCTGCTCTGCTGCTGACGTCCAGGCCGCATTCAACACCATCGTAACACGCATTCAGAGATT CTGTAACTGTAACGCCCAGACTCCGCCCACTGTTAAAGTGGCAGTGACGGGCGATCAGAGCTACCTCAGCACGGTGCTGCGCTTCTTTGTGGAGCAGCTGGCTAACAAGACGCCTGATTGGCTGAGCTACATCCGCTTTCTGATCATCCCCATCG GTTCTCATCCGCTGGCCAAATACATGGCGTCATTCGACAGTAAGTTCAGCAGCATGTTCATGGAGCCATCGTGGAGGGAGCTGTTCTGCCGGCCAGAACCCCCGAACACAG ACTCTGTGGATGTAGCTGGACGGATCATCCAGTATCTGGCCGGAGCCAATGTGTGTCACCAGTTCCCCATCTCTGAGGCCATGCTGACCTACAGACAGAAGAG GAAGCGGAGTTTATATTTTGATTTGTACATCAG CCCGGATGAAGACTCCTGCCAGAAGTTTGTGCCGTTTATCGGG GTGGTGAAGGTGGGCATCGTGGAGCACAGTCTGTCCACATCAG TGGACTCTGATGATGCCATGGgcggaggagtgggcgtggcttctCCATTCATGATGCAGTCGGCGACGCCCTATGGGAGGGAGATATGTGTGACTCCACCCCCCTCACCCTCTGCATGTGCGGTTTTCACTGGAGTGGG gtCTCCGTGCACCGGTGGCGAGCTGATGGGTCTGCAGGTGGATTATTGGGTGTGTGTGAGCGGGGACAGGAAGCGTGAGGGGGAGAAGCGTGAGGTGGGCCTGAAGAACACACTGAAGAGTAACTTCCGCTCGCTGCAGGTCAGCCGTCTGCCCAGCGGGGGCGacaccgcgcacacacacacactcgccatGACCGTCGTCACCAAGGAGAAGAACAAGAAAG tgattTTCCTAAGTAAGAAGCCGAAGGAGAAGGAAGTGGATTCTAAGAGTCAGGTGATCGACGGCATCAGTCGGCTCATCTGTACAGCCAAACACCAGCACACCATGCTGAGAG
- the zmp:0000000755 gene encoding phosphofurin acidic cluster sorting protein 1 isoform X12 has translation MMAAALDRGGQRVIPAADPVSGALLCGSGSTPVPMNLFATWEIDRSSPSCVPRLCSLTLKRLIVLKELDKDLNSVLIAVKIQGSKRVLRSNEYALPPSGVMETELELTFSLQYPHFLKRDANRLQIMLQRRKRYKNRTILGYKTLAVGVINMAEVLQHPTEGGQILHLHGNMKDAPTRLAEISVFSLSSQPIDHEYSSGTGGAAIKASDRSPDMDNYSEDDEDSYSSEQEGSDDAGHTQDLYDEDDDLRKPKKPRRKMTRSFSMTRQPNFKQKFVALLKRFKVSDEVLDSDPVEQTQEVEEEDLDLLYDSLEVFNQSDSGPELEDTDSLLSTPKPKLRPFFEGMSHSSSQTEISSVHSQHTALNTEADAEHHGIAMADVLESSSDRLNISGGKLCKSESQNHSKAEVRAPRRIRSTSMKDRQNSRAQSERTISMDSQYTPHSRFTAQVPRKSVYDQLNQILISDERLPENIILINTVDWQGQYVAEILQKHTQPIVSTCSAADVQAAFNTIVTRIQRFCNCNAQTPPTVKVAVTGDQSYLSTVLRFFVEQLANKTPDWLSYIRFLIIPIGSHPLAKYMASFDSKFSSMFMEPSWRELFCRPEPPNTDSVDVAGRIIQYLAGANVCHQFPISEAMLTYRQKSPDEDSCQKFVPFIGVVKVGIVEHSLSTSVDSDDAMGGGVGVASPFMMQSATPYGREICVTPPPSPSACAVFTGVGSPCTGGELMGLQVDYWVCVSGDRKREGEKREVGLKNTLKSNFRSLQVSRLPSGGDTAHTHTLAMTVVTKEKNKKVIFLSKKPKEKEVDSKSQVIDGISRLICTAKHQHTMLRVCIDGVEWNDVKFFQLAAQWPTHVKHFPVEGS, from the exons ATGATGGCGGCGGCGCTGGACAGAGGAGGACAGCGGGTGATCCCGGCAGCGGATCCGGTGTCCGGTGCTCTGCTGTGCGGCTCCGGCTCCACACCCGTCCCGATGAACCTCTTCGCCACCTGGGAGATCGACCGCTCGTCCCCGAGCTGCGTGccgag gctGTGCAGTCTGACGCTGAAGAGGCTGATCGTGTTGAAGGAGCTGGATAAAGATCTGAACTCAGTGCTCATCGCTGTGAAGATTCAG GGCTCCAAACGAGTGCTGCGGTCAAACGAGTATGCTCTTCCTCCCAGTGGTGTGATGGAGACGGAGCTGGAGCTCACCTTCTCTCTGCAG TATCCTCACTTTCTGAAGAGAGACGCCAACCGCCTGCAGATCATGCTCCAGAGAAGGAAACGCTACAAAAACAGAACCATTCTGGGCTACAAGACGCTGGCTGTGGGAGTCATCAACATGGCCGAG GTGCTCCAGCATCCCACAGAGGGAGGTCAGATTCTGCATCTCCACGGCAACATGAAGGATGCTCCGACACGGCTGGCTGAAATCAGTGTGTTCTCACTGTCCAGCCAACCCATAGACCACGAGTACAGCAGCGGCACGGGCGGAGCCGCCATCAAAGCCTCGg atcgTTCTCCTGATATGGATAATTACTCAGAGGATGATGAGGACAGTTATTCATCAGAGCAGGAGGGCAGTGATGATGCTGGACACACAcaa GATCTgtatgatgaggatgatgatttaCGAAAGCCCAAAAAACCCCGACGGAAGATGACCAGATCCTTCTCCATGACACGA CAGCCCAATTTCAAGCAGAAGTTTGTGGCTTTACTGAAGAGATTCAAGGTGTCAGACGAG GTGCTGGACTCGGACCCGGTGGAGCAGACgcaggaggtggaggaggaggatctGGACCTGCTGTACGACAGTCTGGAGGTGTTCAACCAGAGCGACAGCGGGCCGGAGCTGGAGGACACCGACAGCCTGCTGAGCACACCCAAACCCAAACTCAG GCCGTTCTTCGAGGGCATGTCTCACTCCAGCTCCCAAACCGAGATCAGCAGCGTTCACAGCCAACACACAGCGCTCAACACG GAGGCTGACGCagagcatcatgggatagcgatGGCGGATGTGTTGGAGAGCAGCAGCGATcgattgaacatctctggaggaAAACTCTGCAAGTCTGAGTCTCAGAACCACAG taaAGCAGAGGTCAGGGCTCCGCGGCGGATCCGCAGCACCTCCATGAAGGACAGACAGAACTCTCGAGCTCAGAGTGAACGCACCATCAGCATGGACAGTCAATACACACCCCACAGCCGCTTCACTGcacag gttccCAGGAAGTCTGTGTATGACCAGCTGAACCAGATCCTGATCTCAGATGAGAGACTCCCAGAGAACATCATCCTCATCAACACAGTCGACTGGCAgggccag tatgTGGCAGAGATCCTGCAGAAGCACACTCAGCCCATAGTGTCCACCTGCTCTGCTGCTGACGTCCAGGCCGCATTCAACACCATCGTAACACGCATTCAGAGATT CTGTAACTGTAACGCCCAGACTCCGCCCACTGTTAAAGTGGCAGTGACGGGCGATCAGAGCTACCTCAGCACGGTGCTGCGCTTCTTTGTGGAGCAGCTGGCTAACAAGACGCCTGATTGGCTGAGCTACATCCGCTTTCTGATCATCCCCATCG GTTCTCATCCGCTGGCCAAATACATGGCGTCATTCGACAGTAAGTTCAGCAGCATGTTCATGGAGCCATCGTGGAGGGAGCTGTTCTGCCGGCCAGAACCCCCGAACACAG ACTCTGTGGATGTAGCTGGACGGATCATCCAGTATCTGGCCGGAGCCAATGTGTGTCACCAGTTCCCCATCTCTGAGGCCATGCTGACCTACAGACAGAAGAG CCCGGATGAAGACTCCTGCCAGAAGTTTGTGCCGTTTATCGGG GTGGTGAAGGTGGGCATCGTGGAGCACAGTCTGTCCACATCAG TGGACTCTGATGATGCCATGGgcggaggagtgggcgtggcttctCCATTCATGATGCAGTCGGCGACGCCCTATGGGAGGGAGATATGTGTGACTCCACCCCCCTCACCCTCTGCATGTGCGGTTTTCACTGGAGTGGG gtCTCCGTGCACCGGTGGCGAGCTGATGGGTCTGCAGGTGGATTATTGGGTGTGTGTGAGCGGGGACAGGAAGCGTGAGGGGGAGAAGCGTGAGGTGGGCCTGAAGAACACACTGAAGAGTAACTTCCGCTCGCTGCAGGTCAGCCGTCTGCCCAGCGGGGGCGacaccgcgcacacacacacactcgccatGACCGTCGTCACCAAGGAGAAGAACAAGAAAG tgattTTCCTAAGTAAGAAGCCGAAGGAGAAGGAAGTGGATTCTAAGAGTCAGGTGATCGACGGCATCAGTCGGCTCATCTGTACAGCCAAACACCAGCACACCATGCTGAGAG
- the zmp:0000000755 gene encoding phosphofurin acidic cluster sorting protein 1 isoform X11 translates to MMAAALDRGGQRVIPAADPVSGALLCGSGSTPVPMNLFATWEIDRSSPSCVPRLCSLTLKRLIVLKELDKDLNSVLIAVKIQGSKRVLRSNEYALPPSGVMETELELTFSLQYPHFLKRDANRLQIMLQRRKRYKNRTILGYKTLAVGVINMAEVLQHPTEGGQILHLHGNMKDAPTRLAEISVFSLSSQPIDHEYSSGTGGAAIKASDRSPDMDNYSEDDEDSYSSEQEGSDDAGHTQDLYDEDDDLRKPKKPRRKMTRSFSMTRPNFKQKFVALLKRFKVSDEVLDSDPVEQTQEVEEEDLDLLYDSLEVFNQSDSGPELEDTDSLLSTPKPKLRPFFEGMSHSSSQTEISSVHSQHTALNTEADAEHHGIAMADVLESSSDRLNISGGKLCKSESQNHSKAEVRAPRRIRSTSMKDRQNSRAQSERTISMDSQYTPHSRFTAQVPRKSVYDQLNQILISDERLPENIILINTVDWQGQYVAEILQKHTQPIVSTCSAADVQAAFNTIVTRIQRFCNCNAQTPPTVKVAVTGDQSYLSTVLRFFVEQLANKTPDWLSYIRFLIIPIGSHPLAKYMASFDSKFSSMFMEPSWRELFCRPEPPNTDSVDVAGRIIQYLAGANVCHQFPISEAMLTYRQKSPDEDSCQKFVPFIGVVKVGIVEHSLSTSVDSDDAMGGGVGVASPFMMQSATPYGREICVTPPPSPSACAVFTGVGSPCTGGELMGLQVDYWVCVSGDRKREGEKREVGLKNTLKSNFRSLQVSRLPSGGDTAHTHTLAMTVVTKEKNKKVIFLSKKPKEKEVDSKSQVIDGISRLICTAKHQHTMLRVCIDGVEWNDVKFFQLAAQWPTHVKHFPVGVFGYSKPV, encoded by the exons ATGATGGCGGCGGCGCTGGACAGAGGAGGACAGCGGGTGATCCCGGCAGCGGATCCGGTGTCCGGTGCTCTGCTGTGCGGCTCCGGCTCCACACCCGTCCCGATGAACCTCTTCGCCACCTGGGAGATCGACCGCTCGTCCCCGAGCTGCGTGccgag gctGTGCAGTCTGACGCTGAAGAGGCTGATCGTGTTGAAGGAGCTGGATAAAGATCTGAACTCAGTGCTCATCGCTGTGAAGATTCAG GGCTCCAAACGAGTGCTGCGGTCAAACGAGTATGCTCTTCCTCCCAGTGGTGTGATGGAGACGGAGCTGGAGCTCACCTTCTCTCTGCAG TATCCTCACTTTCTGAAGAGAGACGCCAACCGCCTGCAGATCATGCTCCAGAGAAGGAAACGCTACAAAAACAGAACCATTCTGGGCTACAAGACGCTGGCTGTGGGAGTCATCAACATGGCCGAG GTGCTCCAGCATCCCACAGAGGGAGGTCAGATTCTGCATCTCCACGGCAACATGAAGGATGCTCCGACACGGCTGGCTGAAATCAGTGTGTTCTCACTGTCCAGCCAACCCATAGACCACGAGTACAGCAGCGGCACGGGCGGAGCCGCCATCAAAGCCTCGg atcgTTCTCCTGATATGGATAATTACTCAGAGGATGATGAGGACAGTTATTCATCAGAGCAGGAGGGCAGTGATGATGCTGGACACACAcaa GATCTgtatgatgaggatgatgatttaCGAAAGCCCAAAAAACCCCGACGGAAGATGACCAGATCCTTCTCCATGACACGA CCCAATTTCAAGCAGAAGTTTGTGGCTTTACTGAAGAGATTCAAGGTGTCAGACGAG GTGCTGGACTCGGACCCGGTGGAGCAGACgcaggaggtggaggaggaggatctGGACCTGCTGTACGACAGTCTGGAGGTGTTCAACCAGAGCGACAGCGGGCCGGAGCTGGAGGACACCGACAGCCTGCTGAGCACACCCAAACCCAAACTCAG GCCGTTCTTCGAGGGCATGTCTCACTCCAGCTCCCAAACCGAGATCAGCAGCGTTCACAGCCAACACACAGCGCTCAACACG GAGGCTGACGCagagcatcatgggatagcgatGGCGGATGTGTTGGAGAGCAGCAGCGATcgattgaacatctctggaggaAAACTCTGCAAGTCTGAGTCTCAGAACCACAG taaAGCAGAGGTCAGGGCTCCGCGGCGGATCCGCAGCACCTCCATGAAGGACAGACAGAACTCTCGAGCTCAGAGTGAACGCACCATCAGCATGGACAGTCAATACACACCCCACAGCCGCTTCACTGcacag gttccCAGGAAGTCTGTGTATGACCAGCTGAACCAGATCCTGATCTCAGATGAGAGACTCCCAGAGAACATCATCCTCATCAACACAGTCGACTGGCAgggccag tatgTGGCAGAGATCCTGCAGAAGCACACTCAGCCCATAGTGTCCACCTGCTCTGCTGCTGACGTCCAGGCCGCATTCAACACCATCGTAACACGCATTCAGAGATT CTGTAACTGTAACGCCCAGACTCCGCCCACTGTTAAAGTGGCAGTGACGGGCGATCAGAGCTACCTCAGCACGGTGCTGCGCTTCTTTGTGGAGCAGCTGGCTAACAAGACGCCTGATTGGCTGAGCTACATCCGCTTTCTGATCATCCCCATCG GTTCTCATCCGCTGGCCAAATACATGGCGTCATTCGACAGTAAGTTCAGCAGCATGTTCATGGAGCCATCGTGGAGGGAGCTGTTCTGCCGGCCAGAACCCCCGAACACAG ACTCTGTGGATGTAGCTGGACGGATCATCCAGTATCTGGCCGGAGCCAATGTGTGTCACCAGTTCCCCATCTCTGAGGCCATGCTGACCTACAGACAGAAGAG CCCGGATGAAGACTCCTGCCAGAAGTTTGTGCCGTTTATCGGG GTGGTGAAGGTGGGCATCGTGGAGCACAGTCTGTCCACATCAG TGGACTCTGATGATGCCATGGgcggaggagtgggcgtggcttctCCATTCATGATGCAGTCGGCGACGCCCTATGGGAGGGAGATATGTGTGACTCCACCCCCCTCACCCTCTGCATGTGCGGTTTTCACTGGAGTGGG gtCTCCGTGCACCGGTGGCGAGCTGATGGGTCTGCAGGTGGATTATTGGGTGTGTGTGAGCGGGGACAGGAAGCGTGAGGGGGAGAAGCGTGAGGTGGGCCTGAAGAACACACTGAAGAGTAACTTCCGCTCGCTGCAGGTCAGCCGTCTGCCCAGCGGGGGCGacaccgcgcacacacacacactcgccatGACCGTCGTCACCAAGGAGAAGAACAAGAAAG tgattTTCCTAAGTAAGAAGCCGAAGGAGAAGGAAGTGGATTCTAAGAGTCAGGTGATCGACGGCATCAGTCGGCTCATCTGTACAGCCAAACACCAGCACACCATGCTGAGAG